In Saccharothrix violaceirubra, the following are encoded in one genomic region:
- a CDS encoding endonuclease/exonuclease/phosphatase family protein — protein MNRRRVGSWALGAAAGLFVVFGGVRLLGIDGGQHLLALTSLTPYVLIVGIVLGVIALVVRKWVVAAVTLLLSAVLVGAVVPRAFADGAERVDGREVRIMSANLMVGKAVAEDVVRVVASQDVDILTMQELTPAMVKDFERAGLDRFLPYRVFLDEPGGSGSGIASRHPLTRKDLTGPSTMRQAGAVVDLPGTDVEILSVHPLPPVVGDSAEHWQRDMDGLPRRDSARRDSARRDSAGPIRILAGDFNATLDHAGLRRLLDSGYVDAADRTGHGLTPTWPADGSWLPPVTIDHVLADDRCQVLDYAVFDIADTDHRAIVSRLVVPSAPGRPTP, from the coding sequence GTGAACCGGCGTCGGGTGGGGTCCTGGGCATTGGGTGCGGCGGCGGGATTGTTCGTCGTCTTCGGCGGGGTGCGATTGCTCGGGATCGACGGCGGGCAGCACCTGTTGGCCCTGACCTCGTTGACCCCTTATGTGCTGATTGTCGGCATTGTCCTGGGCGTGATCGCCCTGGTGGTCCGGAAATGGGTCGTCGCGGCGGTGACGCTCCTGTTGTCGGCGGTTCTCGTGGGCGCGGTCGTGCCCAGGGCGTTCGCGGACGGGGCCGAGCGGGTGGACGGCCGGGAAGTGCGGATCATGTCGGCCAACCTGATGGTCGGCAAAGCCGTGGCCGAGGACGTGGTCCGGGTGGTCGCGAGCCAGGACGTCGACATCCTCACGATGCAGGAATTGACCCCCGCCATGGTGAAGGACTTCGAGCGCGCCGGACTCGACCGCTTCCTGCCCTACCGGGTCTTCCTGGACGAACCGGGAGGTTCGGGGTCGGGTATCGCTTCACGCCACCCGCTCACGCGGAAAGACCTGACCGGTCCGAGCACCATGCGCCAGGCCGGTGCCGTGGTCGACCTGCCGGGAACGGACGTGGAAATCCTGTCGGTCCACCCGCTGCCCCCGGTGGTGGGCGACAGCGCCGAACACTGGCAGCGCGACATGGACGGCCTGCCCAGAAGAGATTCGGCCAGAAGGGATTCGGCCAGAAGGGATTCGGCCGGTCCGATCCGGATCCTGGCGGGCGACTTCAACGCCACCCTCGACCACGCGGGCCTGAGGAGGCTGCTGGACAGCGGCTACGTCGACGCCGCCGACCGGACCGGGCACGGCCTGACGCCCACCTGGCCCGCCGACGGCTCGTGGCTGCCGCCGGTCACCATCGACCACGTCCTGGCCGACGACCGCTGCCAGGTGCTCGACTACGCGGTGTTCGACATCGCGGACACCGACCACCGCGCGATCGTCAGCCGACTGGTCGTGCCGTCGGCACCAGGTCGGCCAACGCCGTGA
- a CDS encoding type III pantothenate kinase: protein MLLAIDVGNTNIVLGLYEGSGDKAELLRDWRMRTDARMTADELALTMRGLLGEYADKITGISALSTVPAVLRELRVMLGRYYSSVPKVLVEPGVKTGVPLLVDNPKEVGSDRVINTLAAHHLYSTACVVVDFGTSTNLDVISAKGEFLGGALAPGIEISVDALAARAAQLRKVELVRPRSVIGKNTVECLQSGIVYGFVGQVDGLVRRIVDELHATEPGDVTIIATGGLAPLVVSESATIQTHVPDLTLLGLRLVFERNLR, encoded by the coding sequence GTGCTGCTCGCCATCGACGTCGGCAACACCAACATCGTCCTGGGCCTGTACGAGGGTTCCGGCGACAAGGCCGAGCTGCTCCGCGACTGGCGGATGCGCACCGACGCGCGGATGACCGCCGACGAGCTGGCGCTGACCATGCGCGGCCTGCTCGGCGAGTACGCCGACAAGATCACCGGCATCTCGGCGCTGTCGACCGTGCCCGCCGTGCTCCGCGAACTGCGCGTGATGCTCGGCCGGTACTACTCGTCCGTGCCGAAGGTGCTGGTCGAGCCGGGTGTGAAGACCGGTGTGCCGCTGCTGGTCGACAACCCCAAGGAGGTGGGCTCGGACCGGGTGATCAACACCCTGGCCGCGCACCACCTGTACAGCACCGCGTGCGTGGTGGTCGACTTCGGCACGTCCACGAACCTGGACGTGATCTCGGCCAAGGGCGAGTTCCTCGGCGGCGCGTTGGCGCCGGGCATCGAGATCTCGGTCGACGCGCTGGCCGCGCGCGCCGCCCAGCTCCGCAAGGTCGAGCTGGTCCGGCCCCGGTCGGTGATCGGCAAGAACACCGTCGAGTGCCTCCAGTCGGGCATCGTCTACGGCTTCGTGGGCCAGGTCGACGGCCTGGTCCGGCGGATCGTCGACGAGTTGCACGCCACCGAGCCGGGCGACGTGACGATCATCGCGACCGGCGGCCTGGCGCCGCTGGTGGTGTCCGAGTCGGCGACGATCCAGACCCACGTGCCCGACCTGACCCTGCTGGGCCTGCGCCTGGTGTTCGAGCGCAACCTGCGGTGA
- a CDS encoding ATP-dependent Clp protease ATP-binding subunit — MFERFTDRARRVVVLAQEEARMLNHNYIGTEHILLGLIHEGEGVAAKALESLGIALEGVRQQVEEIIGQGQQAPSGHIPFTPRAKKVLELSLREALQLGHNYIGTEHILLGLIREGEGVAAQVLVKLGADLNRVRQQVLQLLSGYSTGKEPAESGGRSEGTPSSSLVLDQFGRNLTASAREGKLDPVIGRTKEIERVMQVLSRRTKNNPVLIGEPGVGKTAVVEGLAQMVVKGEVPETLKDKQLYTLDLGSLVAGSRYRGDFEERLKKVLKEIRTRGDIILFIDEIHTLVGAGAAEGAIDAASILKPMLARGELQTIGATTLDEYRKYVEKDPALERRFQPIQVGEPSLEHTIEILKGLRDRYEAHHRVSITDSALVAAATLADRYINDRFLPDKAIDLIDEAGARMRIRRMTAPPDLREFDEKIADVRRDKESAIDAQDFERAAKLRDAEKQLLGQKAEREKQWKDGDLDVVAEVDDEQIAEVLANWTGIPVFKLTEEETSRLLRMEDELHKRIIGQVDAVKAVSQAIRRTRAGLKDPKRPSGSFIFAGPSGVGKTELSKALANFLFGEDDALIQIDMGEFHDRYTASRLFGAPPGYVGYEEGGQLTEKVRRKPFSVVLFDEIEKAHNEVYNTLLQVLEDGRLTDGQGRTVDFKNTVIIFTSNLGTSDISKAVGLGFASGQDTASNYERMKNKVNDELKKHFRPEFLNRIDDIIVFHQLTQDEIIKMVDLMIARVEAQLKNKDMAIELTDRAKKLLAKRGFDPVLGARPLRRTIQREIEDQLSEKILFGEIQPGQIIITDVEGWDGGEKEPDDKAHFVFRGESKPFTVPDSPPVDLAASSGSDKGDSDTESA; from the coding sequence ATGTTCGAGAGGTTCACCGACCGCGCGAGGCGGGTGGTTGTCCTGGCCCAGGAAGAGGCCCGGATGCTCAACCACAACTACATCGGCACCGAGCACATCCTCCTGGGCTTGATCCACGAGGGTGAAGGTGTCGCCGCCAAGGCGCTGGAGTCGTTGGGGATCGCGCTGGAGGGCGTCCGCCAGCAGGTCGAGGAGATCATCGGCCAGGGTCAGCAGGCCCCTTCGGGACACATCCCCTTCACCCCGCGCGCCAAGAAGGTGCTGGAGCTGTCGCTGCGCGAGGCGTTGCAGCTCGGCCACAACTACATCGGCACGGAGCACATCCTCCTCGGCCTGATCCGCGAGGGCGAGGGCGTCGCGGCCCAGGTCCTGGTCAAGCTGGGTGCCGACCTCAACCGGGTCCGCCAGCAGGTGCTCCAGCTCCTGTCCGGCTACTCGACCGGCAAGGAGCCCGCCGAGTCCGGCGGTCGCAGCGAGGGCACGCCGTCCTCGTCGCTGGTGCTCGACCAGTTCGGCCGCAACCTCACCGCGTCCGCGCGGGAGGGCAAGCTCGACCCGGTCATCGGTCGCACCAAGGAGATCGAGCGGGTCATGCAGGTGCTGTCCCGCCGCACCAAGAACAACCCGGTGCTGATCGGCGAGCCCGGCGTCGGCAAGACCGCCGTCGTCGAGGGCCTGGCGCAGATGGTCGTCAAGGGCGAGGTGCCCGAGACGCTCAAGGACAAGCAGCTCTACACGCTGGACCTCGGCTCCCTGGTCGCGGGCTCGCGTTACCGCGGCGACTTCGAGGAGCGCCTGAAGAAGGTGCTCAAGGAGATCCGTACGCGCGGGGACATCATCCTGTTCATCGACGAGATCCACACGCTCGTCGGCGCGGGTGCCGCCGAGGGTGCGATCGACGCCGCGTCGATCCTCAAGCCGATGCTCGCCCGCGGCGAGCTCCAGACCATCGGCGCGACCACGCTCGACGAGTACCGCAAGTACGTCGAGAAGGACCCCGCGCTGGAGCGCCGCTTCCAGCCGATCCAGGTCGGCGAGCCGTCGCTGGAGCACACGATCGAGATCCTCAAGGGTCTGCGCGACCGCTACGAGGCGCACCACCGCGTCTCGATCACCGACTCCGCACTGGTGGCGGCGGCGACGCTCGCGGACCGCTACATCAACGACCGGTTCCTGCCGGACAAGGCGATCGACCTGATCGACGAGGCGGGCGCGCGGATGCGCATCCGCCGGATGACCGCGCCGCCGGACCTGCGCGAGTTCGACGAGAAGATCGCCGACGTGCGGCGCGACAAGGAGTCCGCGATCGACGCGCAGGACTTCGAGCGCGCCGCCAAGCTCCGCGACGCGGAGAAGCAGCTCCTGGGCCAGAAGGCCGAGCGGGAGAAGCAGTGGAAGGACGGCGACCTCGACGTCGTCGCCGAGGTGGACGACGAGCAGATCGCCGAGGTGCTGGCGAACTGGACGGGCATCCCGGTCTTCAAGCTCACCGAGGAGGAGACCTCGCGTCTGCTCCGCATGGAGGACGAGCTGCACAAGCGGATCATCGGCCAGGTCGACGCGGTCAAGGCCGTGTCGCAGGCGATCCGCCGCACCCGCGCGGGCCTGAAGGACCCCAAGCGCCCGTCGGGCTCGTTCATCTTCGCCGGCCCGTCCGGTGTCGGTAAGACCGAGCTGTCGAAGGCGCTGGCGAACTTCCTGTTCGGCGAGGACGACGCCCTGATCCAGATCGACATGGGCGAGTTCCACGACCGGTACACGGCGTCGCGCCTGTTCGGCGCCCCTCCCGGCTACGTCGGCTACGAGGAGGGCGGCCAGCTCACCGAGAAGGTGCGCCGCAAGCCGTTCTCGGTGGTGCTGTTCGACGAGATCGAGAAGGCCCACAACGAGGTCTACAACACGCTGCTCCAGGTCCTGGAGGACGGCCGCCTGACCGACGGTCAGGGCCGCACGGTCGACTTCAAGAACACCGTGATCATCTTCACGTCCAACCTGGGCACGTCCGACATCAGCAAGGCCGTCGGCCTGGGCTTCGCCTCGGGGCAGGACACCGCGTCCAACTACGAGCGCATGAAGAACAAGGTCAACGACGAGCTGAAGAAGCACTTCCGGCCCGAGTTCCTCAACCGCATCGACGACATCATCGTCTTCCACCAGCTCACGCAGGACGAGATCATCAAGATGGTGGACCTGATGATCGCCCGCGTCGAGGCGCAGTTGAAGAACAAGGATATGGCGATCGAACTCACCGATCGCGCCAAGAAGCTGCTGGCCAAGCGCGGTTTCGACCCGGTGCTGGGCGCCCGTCCGCTGCGTCGGACGATCCAGCGCGAGATCGAGGACCAGCTGTCGGAGAAGATCCTGTTCGGCGAGATCCAGCCGGGCCAGATCATCATCACCGACGTCGAGGGCTGGGACGGCGGCGAGAAGGAGCCCGACGACAAGGCCCACTTCGTCTTCCGCGGCGAGTCCAAGCCGTTCACCGTGCCGGACAGCCCGCCGGTCGACCTGGCGGCCTCGTCGGGTTCCGACAAGGGCGACTCGGACACCGAGTCCGCCTGA
- the lysS gene encoding lysine--tRNA ligase, whose amino-acid sequence MSEQIPAGTATSDDDLPEQLRVRREKRARLLDRGVDPYPVEVPRTHTLREVREAHPDLEPDTATGTVVGVTGRVMFVRNTGKLCFATLREGDGTELQAMLSLNGVGEQALADWKSDVDLGDHVFVHGEVITSRRGELSVMADSWQLAAKALRPLPVVHKELAEETRIRQRYVDLIVREQARNTVRNRAAVVRSLRDSFHRRGFVEVETPMLQTLQGGASARPFTTRSNALDIELFLRIAPELYLKRCVVGGIEKVFEINRNFRNEGMDSSHSPEFSMLEYYEAYATYDTNAVLTRELVQEAAFAIAGSHVVTLADGTEYDLGGEWTTLRMYDSLSDAVGEPVTPETPADHLRVLADKAGLETDPKLGHGKLVEVLWEHLVGDHLHAPTFVRDFPVETSPLTRQHRTEPGVAEKWDLYVRGFELATGYSELVDPVVERERLEAQARLSAQGDVEAMPVDEDFLRSLEYGMPPTGGVGMGIDRLLMAITGLGIRETILFPLVRPE is encoded by the coding sequence GTGAGCGAGCAGATCCCGGCCGGTACCGCGACCAGCGACGACGATCTTCCCGAGCAGCTGCGGGTCCGCCGGGAGAAGCGGGCCAGACTGCTCGACCGGGGCGTCGACCCGTACCCGGTCGAGGTGCCCCGCACGCACACGTTGCGCGAGGTGCGCGAGGCCCACCCCGACCTGGAGCCGGACACCGCGACCGGCACGGTCGTCGGCGTCACCGGCCGCGTCATGTTCGTCCGCAACACGGGCAAGCTGTGCTTCGCCACGCTGCGCGAGGGCGACGGCACCGAACTCCAGGCGATGCTCAGCCTCAACGGCGTCGGCGAGCAGGCCCTGGCCGACTGGAAGTCCGACGTCGACCTCGGCGACCACGTGTTCGTGCACGGTGAGGTCATCACGTCCCGGCGCGGCGAGTTGTCGGTGATGGCGGACTCGTGGCAGTTGGCCGCGAAGGCGTTGCGACCGCTTCCGGTCGTGCACAAGGAGTTGGCCGAGGAAACCCGCATTCGGCAGCGCTACGTCGACCTCATCGTCCGTGAACAGGCCCGGAACACCGTGCGCAACCGGGCCGCCGTGGTCCGTTCGCTGCGCGACTCGTTCCACCGCCGCGGATTCGTCGAGGTCGAGACCCCGATGTTGCAGACGCTGCAGGGCGGCGCCTCCGCGCGACCGTTCACGACCCGGTCGAACGCCCTCGACATCGAGCTGTTCCTGCGCATCGCGCCGGAGCTGTACTTGAAGCGCTGCGTGGTCGGCGGAATCGAGAAGGTCTTCGAGATCAACCGCAACTTCCGCAACGAGGGTATGGACTCGTCGCACTCGCCCGAGTTCTCCATGCTGGAGTACTACGAGGCGTACGCGACCTACGACACGAACGCCGTGCTCACCCGTGAACTCGTGCAGGAAGCCGCCTTCGCGATCGCCGGTTCGCATGTGGTGACGTTGGCCGACGGCACCGAGTACGACCTCGGCGGCGAGTGGACGACGTTGCGCATGTACGACTCGCTCTCGGACGCCGTGGGCGAGCCGGTCACGCCGGAGACGCCCGCGGACCACCTGCGTGTGCTGGCCGACAAGGCGGGCCTGGAGACCGATCCCAAGCTGGGCCACGGGAAGCTCGTCGAAGTGTTGTGGGAGCACCTGGTGGGCGACCACCTGCACGCTCCCACGTTTGTCCGCGATTTCCCGGTCGAGACGTCGCCGCTGACCCGTCAGCACCGCACCGAACCGGGTGTGGCGGAAAAGTGGGACCTCTACGTGCGCGGATTCGAGTTGGCCACCGGCTACTCCGAACTCGTGGACCCCGTGGTCGAGCGGGAGCGGCTGGAAGCGCAGGCCAGGTTGAGCGCCCAGGGCGACGTCGAGGCGATGCCGGTCGACGAAGACTTTCTGCGATCGCTGGAGTACGGAATGCCACCGACCGGTGGCGTGGGAATGGGCATCGACCGACTGCTGATGGCCATCACCGGCCTGGGGATCAGGGAGACCATCCTGTTCCCGTTGGTGCGACCCGAGTAG
- a CDS encoding (2Fe-2S)-binding protein, with translation MTVPTKVTARDARSPVADTLAGVAHAAGTFEVRHGLPEQRDGWVTSAELFTEPDRFTAWRDLLADWLRAEYGSAPERTTAGYVMGWYLNVVGLAGGLLFHAARRVPSLRPDDVAVRIAGTGRPHLVGVALLAEGFACLAEDPASDHADATVVGCERALADLMRARFAAHAAAFVSAYGPTVRLGRRTLWAGATDALDSAAWTAGRLLGDETSGVADAALLLPAKLEPFTSATTLRTVDGEWTRRRESCCFHYVLPGAQECVTCPRVR, from the coding sequence ATGACGGTACCGACGAAGGTGACGGCGCGCGACGCGCGCTCACCCGTCGCGGACACGCTGGCCGGCGTCGCGCACGCGGCCGGGACGTTCGAGGTGCGTCACGGCCTGCCGGAGCAACGCGACGGCTGGGTCACCTCGGCCGAGCTGTTCACCGAACCGGACCGCTTCACGGCCTGGCGCGACCTCCTCGCCGACTGGCTGCGCGCCGAGTACGGCTCCGCGCCCGAGCGGACCACGGCCGGGTACGTCATGGGCTGGTACCTCAACGTCGTCGGCCTCGCGGGCGGCCTGCTCTTCCACGCCGCGCGCCGCGTGCCGTCGCTGCGACCGGACGACGTCGCCGTGCGGATCGCCGGCACCGGCCGGCCGCACCTGGTCGGCGTCGCCCTGCTCGCCGAGGGGTTCGCCTGCCTGGCCGAGGACCCCGCCTCGGACCACGCGGACGCGACCGTCGTCGGCTGCGAGCGGGCACTGGCGGACCTCATGCGGGCCCGCTTCGCCGCGCACGCGGCGGCCTTCGTGTCGGCGTACGGCCCCACGGTCCGGCTCGGCCGCCGCACGCTGTGGGCGGGCGCCACGGACGCCCTCGACAGCGCGGCGTGGACGGCCGGTCGACTGCTCGGCGACGAGACGTCCGGCGTGGCGGACGCGGCGCTGCTGCTGCCCGCGAAGCTGGAGCCGTTCACCTCGGCCACGACGCTGCGCACGGTGGACGGCGAGTGGACCCGACGGCGCGAGAGCTGCTGCTTCCACTACGTGCTGCCGGGCGCCCAGGAGTGCGTCACCTGCCCGCGCGTCCGCTGA
- the panC gene encoding pantoate--beta-alanine ligase codes for MTKPLSKDDYAPNDVTVHRDPARLARVVAALRAAGRNIALVPTMGALHAGHRKLIREAHVMQNTVVVVSIFVNPTQFGAGEDFERYPRTLDADVDICREERVGLVFAPEPADMYLPGSTVTLDPGPLGGELEGASRPGHFAGVLTVVAKLFNIVRPNYAVFGEKDYQQLTLIHRMARDLDFPTAVVGVPTVREHDGLALSSRNRYLSAAERETATALSAALVAGAHVSGQGGDAVLRVAGETLASVPGVEVDYLELRAPDLGPAPENGDARLLVAARVGGTRLIDNIAVLLGTGDE; via the coding sequence ATGACGAAGCCGCTCTCCAAGGACGACTACGCGCCGAACGACGTCACGGTGCACCGCGACCCCGCCCGGCTCGCCCGGGTGGTCGCCGCGTTGCGCGCGGCCGGGCGCAACATCGCGCTCGTGCCCACGATGGGCGCGTTGCACGCGGGCCACCGCAAGCTGATCCGCGAGGCGCACGTCATGCAGAACACCGTGGTCGTGGTGTCGATCTTCGTGAACCCGACCCAGTTCGGCGCCGGCGAGGACTTCGAGCGCTACCCGCGCACGCTCGACGCGGACGTGGACATCTGCCGCGAGGAACGCGTCGGCCTGGTGTTCGCGCCCGAGCCGGCCGACATGTACCTGCCCGGCAGCACGGTCACGCTGGACCCCGGACCGCTCGGCGGCGAGCTGGAGGGCGCGTCCCGGCCCGGCCACTTCGCGGGCGTGCTGACCGTCGTGGCCAAGCTGTTCAACATCGTGCGGCCGAACTACGCGGTGTTCGGCGAGAAGGACTACCAGCAGCTCACGCTGATCCACCGGATGGCACGCGACCTGGACTTCCCGACCGCGGTGGTGGGCGTGCCGACCGTGCGCGAGCACGACGGCCTGGCGTTGTCGTCGCGCAACCGCTACCTGTCCGCGGCCGAGCGGGAGACCGCGACCGCGCTGTCGGCCGCGCTCGTCGCCGGCGCGCACGTCAGCGGGCAGGGCGGCGACGCCGTGCTGCGCGTCGCCGGCGAGACGCTGGCGAGCGTCCCGGGCGTCGAGGTGGACTACCTGGAGCTGCGCGCCCCGGACCTGGGACCGGCCCCGGAGAACGGCGACGCGCGCCTGCTCGTCGCCGCCCGGGTCGGCGGGACCCGCCTGATCGACAACATCGCCGTGCTGCTCGGCACCGGCGACGAGTGA
- a CDS encoding histone-like nucleoid-structuring protein Lsr2 has protein sequence MAQKVTVTLVDDLDGGKAEETVGFGLDGVSYEIDLSAGNAGRLRDALADFVAGARKAGGRKRGPGRPAGVKAARPASADREQNQAIREWARKQGMKVSDRGRIPAEVLESYHQQG, from the coding sequence ATGGCGCAGAAGGTCACCGTGACCCTGGTCGACGACCTGGACGGCGGTAAGGCCGAGGAGACGGTCGGCTTCGGATTGGACGGCGTGTCCTACGAGATCGACCTTTCCGCCGGCAATGCGGGCAGGCTGCGCGACGCGCTCGCCGACTTCGTCGCCGGTGCCCGCAAGGCGGGTGGTCGCAAGCGCGGCCCGGGACGACCGGCGGGCGTGAAGGCCGCGCGTCCCGCTTCGGCGGACCGCGAGCAGAACCAGGCGATTCGGGAGTGGGCGCGCAAGCAGGGGATGAAGGTCTCCGATCGCGGTCGCATCCCCGCCGAGGTGCTGGAGTCGTACCACCAGCAGGGCTGA
- a CDS encoding antibiotic biosynthesis monooxygenase family protein, with the protein MAVVKINAIHVPEGSGEELEKRFAARLGAVDSSPGFLGFQLLRPVAGDTRYFVVTQWEDDASFQAWREGSGQAAHAGERAKPVATGADLLEFEVVLSSTPKP; encoded by the coding sequence ATGGCAGTCGTGAAGATCAACGCAATCCACGTGCCCGAGGGCTCCGGCGAGGAGCTCGAGAAGCGGTTCGCCGCCCGGCTCGGCGCGGTGGACTCCTCCCCCGGTTTCCTGGGCTTCCAGCTCCTGCGGCCGGTGGCCGGCGACACGCGGTACTTCGTCGTGACGCAGTGGGAGGACGACGCGTCGTTCCAGGCGTGGCGCGAGGGCAGCGGGCAGGCGGCGCACGCGGGCGAGCGGGCCAAGCCCGTGGCGACCGGCGCCGACCTGCTGGAGTTCGAGGTCGTGCTCAGCTCCACGCCGAAGCCCTGA
- a CDS encoding class I SAM-dependent methyltransferase — protein sequence MTSDDLRARRAGSFGAHAHAYAEHRPDYPAAAVRWALAPLGAGRHEVLDLGAGTGKLAGGILAEGHRVTAVEPDEAMLSELVRRHGGVRALPGTAERIPLPAATVDAVLVGQAFHWFDPDRALAEIARVLRPGGVLAALWNDWDEDVDWVARFPRHTEGLPAGTTPTEDVPEHELFHDGAQRRFRHVLRRTADTLVAMLGTHSKLLVSPPEVRQAYEERVRAFLAAEPATASGEFDVPHVSDVWRLVRR from the coding sequence GTGACGAGTGACGACCTGCGCGCACGACGGGCCGGCTCCTTCGGTGCGCACGCGCACGCCTACGCCGAACACCGACCGGACTACCCCGCCGCCGCCGTCCGCTGGGCGCTCGCCCCGCTGGGCGCCGGCCGGCACGAGGTGCTCGACCTCGGCGCGGGCACCGGCAAGCTCGCCGGCGGCATCCTCGCCGAAGGCCACCGGGTGACCGCCGTCGAACCCGACGAGGCCATGCTCTCCGAACTCGTGCGCCGGCACGGCGGCGTCCGCGCCCTGCCCGGCACCGCCGAGCGCATCCCGCTGCCCGCCGCGACCGTGGACGCCGTCCTGGTCGGCCAGGCGTTCCACTGGTTCGACCCGGACCGGGCGCTGGCCGAGATCGCCCGTGTGCTGCGCCCCGGCGGCGTGCTGGCGGCGCTGTGGAACGACTGGGACGAGGACGTCGACTGGGTGGCCCGGTTCCCCCGGCACACCGAGGGCCTGCCGGCGGGGACCACGCCGACCGAGGACGTCCCCGAGCACGAACTGTTCCACGACGGCGCGCAACGGCGGTTCCGGCACGTCCTGCGGCGCACGGCGGACACGCTCGTCGCGATGCTCGGCACGCACTCGAAGCTCCTCGTGAGCCCGCCCGAGGTCAGACAGGCCTACGAGGAGCGGGTCCGGGCGTTCCTGGCGGCCGAACCCGCGACCGCGTCCGGCGAGTTCGACGTGCCGCACGTCAGCGACGTGTGGCGACTCGTCCGCCGCTGA
- a CDS encoding SIR2 family NAD-dependent protein deacylase translates to MLDRAAGLIAGADALLVCAGAGMGVDSGLPDFRGGSGFWRAYPPYERLGLRFEELADPVHFVEDPTLAWGFYGHRLELYRRTVPHAGFAVLHGWGARVFTSNVDGQFQRAGFTDVAEVHGSIHHLQCVEPCTDDVWPADDVDVVVDLSTMRAESPLPACRNCGGLARPNILMFGDWAWVGGPSQRALDDFTAWRRGARNLVVLELGAGQAVPTVRRQAELASAASGALIRINPREPEIRHGRGVSLAMGALEALTALADLVPTARPVG, encoded by the coding sequence GTGCTCGACCGCGCGGCCGGGCTGATCGCCGGCGCCGACGCGCTGCTCGTGTGCGCCGGCGCCGGGATGGGTGTCGACTCGGGGCTGCCGGACTTCCGCGGCGGCTCCGGGTTCTGGCGGGCGTACCCGCCCTACGAGCGCCTCGGGCTGCGGTTCGAGGAGCTGGCCGATCCGGTGCACTTCGTCGAGGACCCCACGTTGGCCTGGGGTTTCTACGGGCACCGGCTGGAGCTGTACCGCCGGACCGTGCCGCATGCCGGGTTCGCGGTGCTGCACGGCTGGGGCGCGCGGGTGTTCACGTCCAATGTGGACGGCCAGTTCCAGCGGGCCGGGTTCACCGACGTGGCCGAGGTGCACGGGTCGATCCACCACCTCCAGTGCGTCGAGCCGTGCACGGACGACGTGTGGCCGGCGGACGACGTCGACGTGGTGGTCGATTTGTCGACAATGCGGGCCGAGTCGCCGCTGCCGGCGTGCCGCAACTGCGGCGGACTGGCCCGGCCGAACATCCTGATGTTCGGCGACTGGGCGTGGGTCGGCGGACCTTCGCAGCGGGCCCTGGACGACTTCACCGCGTGGCGGCGTGGCGCGCGGAACCTGGTGGTGCTCGAACTCGGGGCGGGGCAGGCGGTGCCGACCGTGCGGCGTCAGGCCGAGCTGGCGTCGGCCGCCTCCGGGGCGTTGATCAGGATCAACCCGCGCGAGCCCGAGATCCGGCACGGACGCGGGGTGTCGCTGGCCATGGGTGCGCTGGAGGCGCTCACGGCGTTGGCCGACCTGGTGCCGACGGCACGACCAGTCGGCTGA
- the panD gene encoding aspartate 1-decarboxylase, producing the protein MFRTMLKSKIHRATVTQADLHYVGSVTVDEDLMAAADLLPGEQVAIVDVTNGARLETYVIPGERGSGVIGINGAAAHLVKPGDLVILISYGQMDDLEARVYEPKVVFVDADNRVVDLGVDAAHAPAGSGLLSGAVTASSETEDAAALDALIQAEN; encoded by the coding sequence ATGTTCCGCACCATGCTCAAGTCGAAGATCCACCGGGCCACCGTCACCCAGGCGGACCTGCACTACGTCGGTTCGGTCACCGTCGACGAGGACCTGATGGCGGCGGCCGACCTGCTGCCCGGCGAGCAGGTCGCGATCGTGGACGTGACCAACGGCGCCCGCCTGGAGACCTACGTGATCCCCGGCGAGCGCGGGTCGGGCGTGATCGGCATCAACGGTGCCGCCGCGCACCTGGTCAAGCCCGGCGACCTGGTCATCCTCATCTCCTACGGGCAGATGGACGACCTGGAGGCCCGCGTGTACGAGCCCAAGGTCGTGTTCGTGGACGCGGACAACCGGGTCGTGGACCTCGGCGTCGACGCCGCGCACGCGCCCGCCGGCTCCGGCCTGCTCAGCGGCGCGGTCACGGCGTCGTCGGAGACCGAGGACGCCGCCGCGCTCGACGCGCTCATCCAGGCCGAGAACTAG